The following coding sequences lie in one Candidatus Cloacimonadota bacterium genomic window:
- a CDS encoding dihydrofolate reductase, protein MNPKIIVAMAEDRVIGRDNKMPWYIPEDLAWFKQHTLGGPVIMGKNTLLSMGGTLVNRENIVLSRDPDFSAENATVLHSLDDALMSYPDAFIIGGASIFAQALPLVNTLYITHIHAWIAGDSKFPDFYPEQWDKQVVKELKSVSGYELSFCIYNRKSR, encoded by the coding sequence TTGAACCCGAAGATCATCGTGGCAATGGCTGAAGACCGAGTGATAGGTAGGGATAACAAGATGCCGTGGTATATCCCCGAAGATCTTGCGTGGTTTAAGCAGCATACCCTGGGGGGACCAGTCATTATGGGTAAAAACACTCTGCTTTCGATGGGCGGCACTCTGGTGAACAGAGAAAACATTGTTTTAAGCCGTGATCCTGATTTCAGTGCAGAAAACGCAACCGTCCTACATTCACTGGATGATGCCCTGATGTCATATCCTGATGCTTTTATCATTGGTGGTGCCAGTATCTTTGCTCAGGCATTGCCCTTGGTAAACACATTATATATCACACATATCCACGCCTGGATAGCAGGAGATAGCAAATTTCCGGATTTTTACCCTGAACAGTGGGATAAGCAAGTAGTAAAAGAACTGAAGAGTGTAAGCGGTTATGAACTGAGCTTCTGTATATACAACCGGAAGAGCAGATAG
- a CDS encoding glycosyltransferase produces the protein MISIIIRVKNEMPMLEATLEMISKQRRRDYELICVDSGSTDGSWEFLQNCGATTLYRISAHEYLPGKVLNDAIMHAKGEYIVFNNGDAIPQNEDWLAEIVAPLETNPELVAVYANQIPRPDAISIVKKDYQRAFGNGKIASKWRHFFSFASAAVRADIIRQYPLNEDLHYSEDIEWSWRMKHLGFSIGYVETAIVEHSHNYNLAQTAKRYRGEGIAEAFIYRELYKDDPADLSFFRSVFLAAVAEFCRDIIFLFREKKAGLIPQAKIYRFTQRYFAWRGRTSAFYKQVNTQRKILVSCLAFDNGKSGISDYIVSTVKQMIKLHDVYLLIHPSDIEVFPLRDPHLHFIEVAEWIKKPIISMLWHLYILPWSPSLKRYDLIFLPAANRRLFCRYNHKTILTFHDLSQFHIRSKYDLLRNFYIKHIVPHYLHKAPLIYAISESTKYDLRRFYGIPGNRIHVNYNGYDPAKLENPVSKDELTQKYGIKGKYILYIARIEHPGKNHLNLLKAYEKLPESIRKDYALVLGGSMWSGGEEVKRYWQKMPDKARVIFCGFVNGSDLAGLYKHASLYVFPSLYEGFGIPLLEAFAAGIPVACSNTSSLPEIGKNAVLTFNPKRPREICTAMQSILLSPTLADELKAKAYKRLDEFSWERHVKRLLETLKLG, from the coding sequence ATGATTAGCATCATTATACGCGTTAAGAATGAAATGCCCATGTTGGAAGCCACTCTTGAGATGATCAGCAAGCAACGCCGCCGTGATTACGAACTGATCTGCGTGGATTCCGGATCCACCGATGGAAGCTGGGAGTTCCTGCAAAATTGCGGAGCAACCACATTGTACCGTATCTCAGCTCATGAATATTTACCGGGAAAAGTGTTGAATGATGCCATCATGCATGCCAAAGGCGAGTATATTGTTTTCAATAATGGTGACGCTATCCCTCAAAACGAAGACTGGTTGGCCGAGATAGTAGCTCCCTTGGAAACAAATCCAGAGCTTGTAGCTGTATATGCAAATCAGATTCCTCGTCCAGATGCTATCTCTATCGTTAAAAAAGATTATCAACGAGCCTTTGGGAATGGCAAAATAGCTTCAAAATGGCGTCATTTTTTCTCTTTTGCTAGTGCCGCAGTGAGAGCAGACATCATTCGTCAATATCCCTTGAATGAGGATTTACATTACTCCGAAGATATTGAGTGGTCGTGGCGCATGAAGCACTTGGGCTTTAGTATTGGATATGTGGAAACAGCTATTGTAGAGCATTCCCACAATTACAATCTGGCTCAGACGGCAAAACGTTATCGTGGTGAAGGAATCGCCGAGGCCTTTATATACAGGGAGCTATACAAGGATGACCCTGCAGATCTATCCTTCTTCAGGTCTGTATTTCTTGCAGCAGTTGCAGAGTTTTGCAGAGACATCATCTTTCTATTTAGGGAAAAGAAAGCCGGATTAATTCCTCAAGCAAAGATCTATCGCTTTACGCAACGCTATTTTGCCTGGCGAGGTAGAACCAGTGCTTTTTACAAACAAGTAAATACCCAGCGTAAAATTCTGGTGAGTTGTCTTGCTTTCGACAATGGTAAATCAGGCATCTCCGATTACATTGTATCCACTGTAAAACAGATGATAAAACTACATGATGTTTATCTGCTGATCCATCCTTCCGATATCGAGGTCTTTCCCCTCCGTGATCCGCATTTACACTTCATAGAGGTTGCTGAATGGATCAAGAAACCCATAATATCAATGCTGTGGCACCTCTACATCCTACCCTGGAGTCCATCCCTCAAACGCTATGATCTGATCTTTCTTCCTGCTGCTAACCGCCGTCTATTTTGCCGTTATAACCACAAAACCATCCTTACTTTCCACGATCTATCCCAGTTTCATATTCGAAGTAAATACGACTTGTTGCGAAACTTCTACATCAAACACATCGTGCCCCACTATCTACATAAGGCCCCGCTAATATATGCCATCAGCGAGAGTACAAAGTATGATCTGAGGCGCTTCTATGGTATTCCCGGCAACCGGATTCATGTAAATTACAATGGATATGATCCCGCAAAGCTGGAGAATCCGGTATCTAAAGATGAGCTGACCCAAAAATATGGGATCAAGGGGAAATATATCCTGTATATCGCTCGTATCGAGCATCCTGGTAAGAACCATCTGAACTTGTTGAAAGCCTACGAGAAACTACCGGAGAGTATTAGAAAAGATTATGCTTTGGTGTTGGGCGGATCGATGTGGAGTGGGGGAGAAGAAGTGAAACGATACTGGCAAAAGATGCCGGACAAAGCCCGAGTAATTTTCTGTGGGTTTGTGAACGGATCAGATCTGGCAGGATTGTATAAACATGCCTCTCTGTACGTATTCCCCTCTTTGTATGAAGGATTTGGCATTCCTTTATTGGAAGCTTTTGCCGCCGGAATTCCCGTGGCATGTTCAAATACATCATCGTTACCAGAGATCGGGAAAAACGCGGTGCTTACCTTCAATCCCAAACGTCCCAGGGAGATATGTACAGCAATGCAGAGCATACTACTCAGCCCGACTTTAGCGGATGAACTGAAGGCAAAAGCATATAAAAGACTGGACGAATTCAGTTGGGAAAGGCACGTTAAGCGCTTGTTGG
- a CDS encoding MlaD family protein, with amino-acid sequence MVSKATKVRLGVFLAIGSLLILVFAAAVAGNRLTQKWDTYYIEFVDYPVSGLQVGGTVNYQGIKVGRVEDIKIDPQNVLKVKVTINIEPGTPIKEDTEAVLTLVGITGLKAVEIRGGTNEARTINPGGQIKAGSTMIDDISERAVSIAEKIDLIASNINEITSEQNRENLAKILRETGLILETTSSKLSNTLDSFSRIANNTADLTEDLSKNIDFISQNLAGNIDDISESAMGSLEDIANIVNEELVMITRNLNQNVNDISEQAELLIQDTRFHMNNIGQNTNSLVLESTQQILDVSANINRSLDTINQLLSSDEFVSIVENVDVLSGQLAEANVKDMVVNLGTTIQRTGILINTLNRTVLRSQDDLAETLENLRNATENFNDFSRQISDNPAILLRGN; translated from the coding sequence TTGGTTTCGAAAGCTACTAAGGTTCGTTTAGGTGTGTTTTTGGCGATAGGGAGTTTGTTGATCCTTGTCTTTGCAGCGGCTGTAGCTGGTAATCGTCTAACGCAAAAGTGGGATACTTATTACATTGAATTTGTGGATTACCCGGTTAGTGGTTTGCAAGTGGGTGGTACCGTGAATTATCAGGGCATCAAGGTAGGCCGTGTGGAAGACATCAAGATTGATCCTCAGAATGTGTTAAAAGTGAAAGTAACGATCAATATTGAGCCCGGTACACCGATCAAAGAAGACACTGAAGCTGTATTGACTCTTGTAGGTATAACCGGTCTGAAAGCAGTTGAAATCCGTGGGGGTACAAACGAAGCCCGCACCATCAATCCTGGCGGCCAAATCAAAGCGGGATCCACCATGATCGACGACATTTCCGAACGAGCAGTTTCAATAGCGGAAAAGATCGATTTGATCGCAAGCAACATTAACGAAATTACCAGTGAACAGAACCGTGAAAATCTGGCCAAAATTCTTAGAGAAACCGGCTTGATTCTGGAGACTACCAGTTCAAAGCTCAGCAACACCCTGGATTCCTTTTCTCGCATAGCCAATAATACTGCAGACCTAACAGAGGATCTGAGCAAGAACATTGATTTTATTTCACAGAACCTTGCGGGAAACATCGACGATATCTCGGAAAGTGCGATGGGATCTCTGGAAGACATTGCCAATATTGTGAATGAAGAGTTGGTGATGATTACGAGGAATCTGAACCAGAATGTGAACGATATCAGCGAACAAGCTGAGTTGTTGATACAGGATACCAGATTTCACATGAATAACATAGGTCAAAACACCAATAGTCTGGTGCTGGAAAGCACTCAGCAGATTTTGGATGTAAGTGCAAACATCAACCGTTCTCTGGATACGATAAATCAGCTTTTATCATCAGATGAATTCGTATCAATCGTAGAGAACGTAGATGTTCTTTCGGGGCAATTGGCAGAGGCAAATGTGAAAGATATGGTGGTGAATCTGGGCACTACCATCCAACGAACAGGGATTCTGATCAACACTCTGAATCGCACAGTCTTAAGGTCTCAAGACGATCTTGCGGAAACTTTGGAGAACCTGCGTAATGCCACAGAAAACTTTAACGATTTTTCCAGACAAATTTCGGATAACCCTGCAATACTACTAAGAGGTAATTGA
- a CDS encoding response regulator, translated as MKGKAKINMVDDARVLIVDDDVVINIITSILKRDKYLTDSCYSGEEALQKVRKNVYELVLLDVNLGRGLDGYETCKQLRDSNPDLPVILVTASQDDESVNKGFEAGSADYIKKPVSRYGQKHNGRRVKIIMSISNCFERRRYGYLNETKVEINI; from the coding sequence ATGAAAGGTAAAGCCAAAATCAACATGGTTGATGATGCCAGAGTGCTGATAGTGGATGATGATGTAGTGATCAACATCATAACCAGCATACTGAAGCGGGATAAATATCTCACAGATTCATGCTATAGCGGAGAAGAAGCTTTACAAAAGGTTCGTAAGAACGTTTATGAACTGGTATTGTTGGACGTGAATCTGGGTAGAGGACTGGATGGTTATGAGACCTGTAAACAGCTTCGTGATTCCAATCCTGATCTCCCGGTTATACTAGTAACGGCCAGTCAGGATGATGAATCAGTCAACAAAGGCTTTGAAGCTGGTTCGGCGGACTACATCAAAAAGCCGGTATCTCGATACGGGCAGAAGCATAACGGACGCCGAGTAAAGATAATAATGTCCATCAGCAATTGCTTTGAGCGTAGAAGATATGGATACTTGAATGAAACAAAAGTGGAGATCAATATATGA
- a CDS encoding MlaE family lipid ABC transporter permease subunit — protein MYLNLSNNVLILEGDFTKFTVPEAEKELARFLKDNSPDKITMIDLAGILSIDSAGVSFLDELHLHYGEQSGILLFKGARPEVQALINTFSTIKLAAVAPDRPMGFFEKIGDDAINSYHSLVEALTLASEIFYYSATGLFNRKGQRKGSTIQQAVLLGSQALPIVALLSFIIGFILSLQSGVQLRDFGVGVFLADLLAITMVREMGPLITSIIVAGRSGSAIASEIATMQVTEELDALRMMALHPIRFVVVPKFHAITIVMPILVMFSILVAELAGAGIAVTLLDTSIETFVNRSLEILTIKDVIVSFGKSIWFAWVIVIIGSFYGFQVRGGAEGVGQATTASVVSSIFAVILFDAIFSLLYL, from the coding sequence ATGTATCTAAATTTGTCCAACAATGTACTGATCCTGGAAGGGGATTTTACAAAGTTTACAGTTCCCGAGGCGGAGAAGGAACTGGCGAGATTCCTGAAGGATAATTCTCCGGACAAGATTACCATGATCGACTTGGCAGGAATCCTCTCAATCGATAGCGCCGGAGTGTCATTCCTGGATGAATTACATCTGCACTATGGAGAACAGAGCGGCATCTTGCTCTTCAAAGGAGCGCGTCCTGAAGTGCAAGCTCTCATCAATACCTTCAGCACTATCAAACTAGCTGCTGTAGCTCCAGATCGGCCGATGGGATTCTTTGAGAAAATAGGTGATGATGCCATCAATTCATACCATTCCCTGGTTGAAGCGCTCACGTTGGCCTCAGAGATATTCTATTACAGTGCAACAGGTCTCTTCAACCGTAAGGGCCAACGCAAAGGCTCCACAATTCAACAGGCAGTACTCTTGGGTTCACAAGCCCTGCCAATAGTAGCGCTACTGTCTTTTATCATTGGTTTTATCCTATCCCTGCAATCCGGTGTTCAATTGAGGGATTTTGGAGTAGGAGTGTTTTTGGCCGATCTTTTGGCCATCACCATGGTAAGGGAGATGGGGCCTCTGATTACCTCGATCATTGTAGCTGGACGCAGTGGCAGTGCCATTGCGTCAGAGATCGCCACCATGCAGGTTACAGAAGAGTTGGATGCTCTGCGTATGATGGCATTACATCCCATACGTTTTGTGGTGGTGCCGAAGTTTCATGCTATTACTATAGTAATGCCGATCTTGGTGATGTTCAGCATTTTGGTTGCGGAGTTGGCAGGTGCTGGTATTGCGGTTACGCTGCTGGATACATCCATTGAAACATTCGTAAACCGCTCATTAGAGATACTTACCATCAAAGATGTTATTGTGAGCTTTGGGAAAAGCATCTGGTTCGCTTGGGTGATAGTAATAATCGGATCATTCTACGGATTTCAGGTAAGAGGCGGAGCCGAAGGCGTGGGCCAAGCCACCACAGCATCAGTGGTAAGTTCAATCTTTGCTGTAATCCTGTTTGATGCCATATTCAGTTTGCTGTACCTATGA
- a CDS encoding UTP--glucose-1-phosphate uridylyltransferase yields MLNQFVKAMKAEGLPDMLIRTFSSYYEALCGGKMGKISESDITAPQSDSLVHYDDLESENTNKLLKHIAVIKLNGGLGTSMGLSKAKSLLPVKGNMNFLDIITRHVLALRSGSGYDVQLIFMNSYATHQDTMDYLAKYPDLINQDLPIAFVQNKFPRILQGTLVPFESKDKDQRWNPPGHGDLYTAISTSGILDALISKGYRYAFVSNSDNLGAVVDPSIAAYMEKHDVPFLMEVCERSVMDSKGGHLAQDKEGNLLLREIAQCPQEDLPAFQDIEKYKYFNTNNLWIDLKALEWHLISHEGLMLLPLIVNPKVIQDQKVYQLETAMGAAISSFKRSKALVVPRQRFAPVKKTNDLLAIWSDLYELNEQYQLKLRRGIEKIPYIELDPRYYGNIDQMRSRFADIPSLAGCKELKIEGDVSFGGDVICDGRVHVKAQSPVRISNRLITGELFYE; encoded by the coding sequence GTGCTGAATCAGTTTGTGAAAGCGATGAAGGCAGAGGGTCTTCCAGACATGCTTATCCGCACTTTTTCTTCCTATTATGAAGCATTGTGCGGCGGAAAGATGGGAAAGATAAGCGAATCTGACATTACAGCACCTCAAAGTGATTCCCTGGTACATTACGATGATCTTGAAAGCGAAAACACAAATAAACTATTGAAGCACATCGCAGTTATAAAGTTAAACGGGGGTTTGGGAACCAGTATGGGGCTTTCCAAAGCAAAATCCCTGCTTCCGGTAAAAGGCAATATGAACTTCCTGGACATCATTACGCGTCACGTTCTGGCGCTAAGATCGGGAAGTGGTTATGATGTTCAATTGATATTCATGAACAGTTATGCCACGCATCAGGATACTATGGATTACCTGGCAAAGTATCCGGATTTGATAAATCAGGATTTGCCGATAGCCTTTGTACAAAACAAGTTCCCCCGGATTCTTCAGGGTACCTTGGTTCCATTTGAGAGCAAGGACAAAGATCAACGCTGGAATCCACCGGGTCATGGTGATCTGTACACAGCCATATCCACTTCGGGTATTCTGGATGCCTTGATATCCAAAGGCTATCGTTATGCTTTCGTTTCAAATTCGGACAATCTGGGTGCGGTAGTGGATCCATCAATCGCAGCGTACATGGAAAAGCACGACGTACCTTTCCTGATGGAGGTCTGTGAACGCAGCGTTATGGACAGCAAGGGCGGTCATTTGGCACAGGACAAAGAAGGCAATCTGCTTTTGAGAGAGATAGCGCAATGTCCTCAGGAAGATCTTCCTGCGTTTCAAGACATTGAAAAGTATAAATACTTCAATACCAATAATCTTTGGATAGATTTAAAAGCTTTGGAATGGCACTTGATCAGTCATGAAGGGTTGATGTTGCTGCCTTTGATTGTGAATCCCAAAGTAATCCAAGACCAGAAAGTGTATCAATTGGAAACTGCCATGGGAGCGGCGATCAGCAGTTTCAAGAGGTCTAAGGCATTGGTCGTTCCCAGACAGCGCTTTGCTCCGGTGAAGAAGACAAACGATTTGCTGGCAATATGGTCTGACCTCTATGAACTGAACGAGCAATATCAGTTGAAGTTGAGACGGGGAATTGAGAAGATCCCTTATATAGAGCTTGATCCCCGTTATTATGGGAACATCGATCAGATGCGCAGTAGATTTGCTGATATTCCTTCACTTGCTGGTTGTAAAGAGTTAAAAATCGAAGGCGATGTGAGCTTTGGGGGCGATGTGATCTGTGACGGACGAGTGCACGTGAAAGCGCAAAGTCCCGTCCGGATAAGTAACCGGCTCATAACCGGTGAACTATTTTATGAATAA
- a CDS encoding ATP-binding cassette domain-containing protein produces the protein MMREGIITPEPVIRIRDLVAKYGETTILDGISVDILPGEITVILGGSGCGKTTLLKNMLRLYEPAAGSVSFWGEEILNMGEKEFYDVLKRTGMLFQNGALLNSISVYENISIPLEMHTDLSRKVIDRIIRVKLDLVGLGHAIYMLPSELSGGMKKRASLARALALDPQILFCDEPSAGLDPVTSESLDALILNLKNQLKMTIVIVTHELASIHRIADKIIFLDAGKMLFSGRLEEAKRSGIPQIDHFFEVGRF, from the coding sequence ATGATGAGGGAGGGAATTATCACACCAGAGCCTGTAATCCGCATTCGGGATTTAGTAGCTAAATACGGAGAAACCACCATTCTTGACGGTATTAGCGTAGATATCCTTCCCGGGGAGATTACCGTGATATTAGGAGGTAGTGGTTGTGGTAAAACAACGCTGCTCAAAAACATGCTCAGGCTGTATGAACCAGCTGCGGGAAGCGTAAGCTTTTGGGGAGAAGAAATCCTGAACATGGGGGAGAAGGAGTTTTATGACGTTCTAAAACGCACAGGGATGCTTTTTCAGAATGGTGCTTTGCTCAATTCCATTTCTGTGTACGAGAACATCTCTATTCCCCTGGAAATGCATACCGATCTTTCTCGTAAAGTGATTGATAGAATCATCCGAGTAAAGCTGGATTTGGTAGGATTGGGTCACGCTATATACATGCTTCCCTCAGAGCTTTCAGGAGGTATGAAGAAACGAGCCTCGTTAGCCAGAGCTTTGGCTCTTGATCCTCAGATTCTATTTTGTGATGAACCCTCTGCCGGATTGGATCCGGTTACTTCAGAGTCTTTGGACGCTTTAATATTGAATTTGAAGAATCAGCTAAAGATGACCATAGTAATCGTTACTCACGAGTTGGCTTCTATTCACCGTATTGCCGACAAGATCATTTTTCTTGATGCGGGGAAAATGCTCTTTAGCGGTAGGCTGGAAGAGGCCAAGCGATCAGGTATCCCTCAGATTGACCATTTCTTCGAGGTGGGTAGGTTTTGA
- a CDS encoding ABC-type transport auxiliary lipoprotein family protein has translation MRVTRIIKHFLFSAAMLLTLLLGGCFGKVDKVITNYYVLDYQSSTERQELRQDVSSGKSLQVMNSRINRTYNRNQIVAKENFYRVRFMSNDLWANRLSDAIPNIITQRLRTYNIFSNVSRETGEFDPNYYLETNVLNIEKLEGKDPRAHLRIEFVLRDSTSENVVLTHRNDRYYPLADESVVYLVQVFNNLIMEETNTFAALCIMHFAGRPVRQTGIDYRDPLTAPEQYIYQQIEQQDENKVFGELYLSTKAPISNEMLYRVEGLDDLNTIISEHVGVFNAPLNLLPGKYRVITGYNDDIRMTVNVYPQQRTVVERNWCELKVRMLDQSQNKVRLIYDIWIQNEDDYGYTKVGTDFSLSDDQHGIEENLWILPPGNYMVTLGGYSWSDLKDFTTVSLRKGDSHILTIVVDPSSSSGNIMVGAGVLSDDLGVGSVRFHNGIIHANVNLSADNTIDKDDPAYALSLFGTLDNTIDHDFRPFHLNMRSIYDIGANFAKDADFRINPDTYSLKNVFLIYPWGKQRELLSNFAFYIRGDLNTHFWDEYTQFPNKKNYVKYDKSGIEIERLRDQEEIRSKISLYPLKLKEGGGLTYRLNFSPKSSLSLRGGYGWQQDLNNLSFSFEKTVDEGGVLYDVYREAPDNYNRGIETTVIFSLVNFLSFFSLNSSVDALFPIEESGVMPRIENENQINLRLYRNVSLEFKLKLEYDESVKPWWVYNYTSYLRMSLFY, from the coding sequence ATGAGAGTAACAAGAATTATTAAACACTTTTTGTTTTCCGCTGCTATGTTGTTGACTCTGTTGCTAGGCGGTTGCTTCGGCAAAGTGGATAAAGTGATCACAAATTACTATGTCCTCGATTATCAATCCAGTACAGAAAGGCAGGAATTGAGGCAGGATGTATCCAGCGGGAAATCTCTGCAAGTGATGAACAGCAGAATAAACAGGACATACAACCGCAATCAAATAGTCGCCAAAGAGAATTTCTACAGAGTTCGCTTTATGAGTAATGACCTCTGGGCAAATCGCTTGTCGGACGCCATTCCCAACATCATCACACAGCGGTTGAGAACTTATAATATCTTCTCCAACGTCAGCAGGGAAACAGGAGAGTTTGATCCGAATTACTACCTGGAAACCAATGTACTGAACATTGAGAAGCTGGAAGGCAAAGACCCTCGTGCTCATCTGAGAATCGAGTTTGTGTTGCGCGATAGTACTTCAGAGAACGTGGTTCTTACTCATCGCAATGATCGTTATTATCCTCTTGCGGACGAGTCTGTGGTGTATTTGGTTCAGGTGTTTAACAACCTGATCATGGAGGAGACAAACACCTTTGCCGCCTTATGTATCATGCATTTTGCCGGAAGACCGGTACGCCAGACTGGGATCGATTATCGGGATCCTCTTACTGCACCGGAACAGTATATATATCAGCAAATCGAACAACAGGATGAAAATAAAGTATTTGGAGAATTGTATTTAAGCACAAAAGCTCCAATAAGCAACGAAATGCTCTACAGAGTAGAAGGACTCGACGATCTGAACACCATTATTTCTGAGCACGTTGGAGTGTTCAATGCTCCCTTGAATTTGCTGCCAGGGAAATATCGAGTGATCACCGGTTATAACGATGACATACGTATGACAGTGAACGTATATCCTCAGCAAAGAACTGTTGTGGAGCGAAATTGGTGTGAGCTGAAGGTGAGAATGTTGGATCAATCCCAAAACAAGGTTCGGTTGATCTATGACATTTGGATCCAAAATGAGGATGATTACGGATATACAAAAGTGGGTACAGACTTTTCGCTGAGTGATGATCAGCATGGAATTGAGGAGAATCTGTGGATTCTGCCTCCCGGTAACTACATGGTTACCTTGGGGGGGTACTCCTGGAGTGATTTGAAAGACTTTACTACAGTAAGCTTGAGAAAAGGAGATAGTCACATCTTAACCATTGTGGTGGATCCGAGTAGCTCCAGCGGGAACATTATGGTGGGTGCTGGTGTGCTCTCAGATGATCTTGGAGTGGGCTCAGTCAGGTTTCACAATGGGATAATTCATGCTAATGTGAATCTATCGGCAGACAACACCATAGACAAAGATGATCCGGCTTATGCATTAAGCTTGTTTGGTACTTTGGACAACACCATCGATCACGACTTCCGTCCCTTCCATCTGAATATGCGTAGTATCTACGATATCGGAGCTAATTTCGCCAAGGATGCGGATTTTAGGATCAATCCCGATACATATTCATTGAAGAATGTATTTCTTATCTACCCTTGGGGTAAACAGCGCGAGCTATTGAGCAACTTTGCATTCTATATCCGTGGAGATTTGAATACTCATTTTTGGGATGAGTACACACAATTCCCGAACAAGAAGAATTATGTAAAGTACGATAAATCCGGTATTGAGATAGAACGGCTAAGAGATCAGGAAGAAATCCGCTCCAAGATATCTCTCTATCCATTGAAACTAAAGGAAGGCGGTGGCCTCACATATCGGCTCAACTTCAGTCCAAAAAGCTCACTTAGTCTGCGGGGAGGTTACGGTTGGCAGCAGGATTTGAACAACCTGTCTTTCAGCTTTGAAAAGACAGTGGATGAAGGCGGCGTTCTGTATGATGTTTACCGTGAAGCTCCCGATAATTATAATAGAGGGATCGAAACCACAGTTATCTTCTCTTTAGTGAATTTCCTGTCGTTCTTTTCCCTGAATTCCAGTGTTGATGCGCTATTCCCGATTGAGGAATCCGGAGTAATGCCCCGCATTGAAAACGAGAATCAAATCAACCTAAGATTGTATCGTAATGTATCTCTGGAATTCAAGTTGAAACTGGAGTATGATGAAAGCGTAAAACCATGGTGGGTGTATAATTATACATCATACCTGAGAATGAGTCTATTCTACTGA